CCATCAACATTCATATCAGTGTAGAATTGTAGTAGGCGTGATTTAATTTCCTCATCACTATAGCCAACTAGCTCTTTAATAATTGTAAGCAGGTCATTAAATGACACTGAAGCACGTTTTTCAGTTAAAATTGCATAAGCTAAGTTAATTAACGATTCTTCCGCTAATTGTTCCTTTGTCATTTCACGAAAATTCAATTCGTGCACTTCCTTCCTCTCATCACAATGGACGTTTTAAAATTAAATAGTGCTTTATTTTCGGAGCGCAGCTAAAAAAGACCGCACAAAAGTAACTTTCCATACCATAAGCATAATACCCATTATATACAATGTTTTAGTCTCTTTGCTAGCTTCAATTACTGTTTTTTATATTACACATTTTTTTTATCCCTAGAAAAAATAAATAAATCGATAATAACAATAAAGGAATAGCGCCAATTTGCTTATTATACAGGAAAATAACTCCCAATACTAAAGCTAAAATAATAATGTAGTGAATTATTGATTTCATCCTCTACTGCGCCCCCTCTTTTTTACATTTCTATTATAACGAAAATGAAAAGAAGTGCCTAATCGTATGACTAGACACTTTAAAATACAGCAGCATGTCGGATAAACTAGCATTTACGTTCCACAAATTAGCAAATTAACATCTATTTGTTTTACATGTTGCGACGGAACTGTCCACCAACTTCATATAAAGCCTTTGTAATTTGTCCTAGGCTAGCTACTTTTACGGTTTCCATTAGTTCTTCAAAAATATTACCATTGTTGACAGCTACCTCTTGTAAGCGGGCAATTGCTGCTTCTGTTTGTCCTTCATGTTGTTGCCAGAACAATTGCAAATTGCGAATTTGCGTTTCTTTTTCTTCTGACGATGCACGTGCAATTTCCATGTTGTCGATTGCATCATCCGTTGGTGGATTCGGATTTAAGTATGTGTTTACCCCGATTATCGGTAATTCACCCGAATGTTTTAACATTTCATAATGCATCGATTCTTCTTGAATTTTTCCGCGTTGATATTGTGTTTCCATAGCACCTAGTACACCACCGCGATCATTAATACGATCAAACTCCTCTAGCACAGCTTCCTCTACTAAATCTGTTAATTCTTCAACGATAAATGCCCCCTGTAATGGGTTTTCATTTTTCGCTAAACCATGCTCTTTCGTAATAATCATTTGAATTGCCATAGCTCGTCGTACAGATTCCTCTGTTGGAGTAGTTATTGCTTCATCATATGCATTTGTATGCAATGAATTACAATTGTCCTGCAATGCCATAAGCGCTTGTAACGTTGTACGAATATCATTGAAGTCAATTTCTTGTGCATGCAAACTACGTCCAGATGTTTGGACATGATACTTCAGCTTTTGAGCACGTTCATTTGCCCCGTATTTATTGCGCATAACAACTGCCCAAATACGACGAGCAACACGGCCTATCACTGTATATTCTGGATCTAATCCATTTGAGAAGAAGAATGATAGATTTGGTGCGAAATCGTCAATATTCATACCACGACTTAAATAGTATTCAACATACGTAAAGCCGTTTGCGAGTGTAAACGCTAGCTGGGAAATTGGATTGGCTCCAGCCTCTGCAATATGATAGCCCGAAATGGAAACAGAGTAGTAGTTACGTACTTTTTTGTCGATAAAATACTGCTGAATGTCGCCCATCATTCTAAGAGCAAATTCCGTTGAGAAAATACATGTATTTTGCCCTTGGTCTTCTTTTAAAATATCAGCCTGTACCGTACCACGCACAACTTGTAATGTTTTCGCACGTGTCTCTGTAAATTCTTCAACTGTCAAAGGTCTACCAAGTTCTGCTTCACGCAGCTTTACTTGCTGATCAATCGCTGTGTTCATAAACATCGCCAAAATAATTGGCGCAGGTCCATTGATTGTCATGGATACAGAGGTAGAAGGTGCACAAAGGTCAAATCCTGCATAGAGCTTCTTCATATCTTCAAGCGTACAAATTGAGACACCTGATTCTCCAACTTTTCCGTAAATATCTGGACGGTAATCTGGGTCCTCACCGTATAACGTAACCGAATCAAATGCTGTTGATAAACGCTTTGCATCATCGTCTTTCGATAAATAATGGAAGCGTTTATTTGTTCGCTCTGGTGTACCCTCTCCAGCAAATTGTCGCTTCGGATCTTCACCTTCACGTTTGAATTGGAACACACCTGCAGTATATGGGAATTCGCCTGGTACATTTTCACGATACACCCAACGTAAAATTTCTCCATAGTCAACAAACTTCGGTAGTACAACTTTCGGTATTTTTGTCCCTGAAAGACTCGTTGTTTTTAAAATTGTGCGAATTTCCTTATCGCGCACCTTCGTTACAAATTCATCTCCAGCATACGCTTCTTTCAAAGCTTGCCAATTATCTAAAATACGCTTAGACTCTGCTGTTAATTCATCACGGACACCTTCCGCTAAAGATGTAAGCGATGCGACAAGTGCATCATCTGGTGCCTTTTCTTTCACTGCTACGATGGCGCCCTCTAGTTGGAATAGGCGACGGGCAAATGCAACTTGTTGTTCTGTTTTTTTATGATATCCACGCACTGTATCTGTTATTTCGCGTAGATAATAACGGCGATCATTCGGAATAATAACATCCTGTTTTTGCGTTTTAGCAAATTGCTCATAGCCTGTTTCCCAGTCACTACCTGTTTTTTCATTAATAATGTGAACTAATGCAGCAAATAAAGCATTCGTCCCTTTATCATTAAATTGACTAGCAATCGTACCGTACACAGGCATTTTATCAATTGGCTCATCCCAAAGTTCTCGTGAACGTTGGTATTGCTTTTGCACTTGACGTAACGCATCTTCTGAGCCTTTTCGTTCGAACTTATTAATGGCAATAACATCTGCAAAATCAATCATATCTATTTTCTCAAGCTGAGTCGGTGCACCAAATTCACTCGTCATAACGTACATGGATAGATCCGTGTAATTTGTAATTTCTGCATCTCCTTGACCAATTCCGCTTGTTTCAACAATAATTAAATCATAGCCTGCTACACGCACGACATCTAACACATCGCCAATAGAAGCAGAGAGCTCTGTACGAGAACCACGTGTCGCCAAACTTCGCATATAAACACGGTTATTGAAAATGGCATTCATACGAATGCGGTCCCCTAGTAATGCTCCACCTGTTTTTTGCTTTGTTGGATCGACTGATAAAATCGCTACACGTTTATCCGGGAATTCTTTCAAGAAACGACGGATAAGCTCATCTGTTAAAGAAGATTTACCTGCACCACCTGTACCTGTAATCCCTAAAATTGGTGTTCCTTTTGAGCGTTTACGTGCTTCCACTAACATCTTTTTCGTTTCTTCATCATCATTCGATTCAGCAGCAGTTATTAAGTTCGCCAATAATTCTGGTGTCTCTGTCGTTAAAGTATCAAGCTTTGCTAGATAGTCGCCTGTTGCAGTTGGAAAATCAGTTCCTTTAATTTGCTCATTAATCATTCCTTGCAGCCCTAGAACTCGACCATCTTCAGGTGAGAAAATACCCGCAATGCCATAAGCATGTAATTCTTTAATTTCACGTGGCAAAATAACACCACCGCCGCCGCCATATATTTTAATATGCGGTGCCCCTTTTTCGCGCAGTAAATCAAACATATATTTAAAGTATTCCATATGGCCACCTTGATAAGAAGACAAAGCAATACCTTGAGCATCTTCTTGAATCGCAGCATTAACGACTTCTTCTACAGAGCGATTATGTCCTAGGTGGATAACTTCCACTCCGCTTGATTGTAAAATACGTCGCATAATATTGACCGAAGCATCATGTCCATCAAAAAGACTTGATGCTGTTACAAAACGTACGTGATTTTTTGGACGATACACTTCTACCTTTGTCATATGAAACCCCCACTTTCTCCCCTTAGTAAACCTTTTCATTGATGTTTAAGTTAATTTCAATTCATATTATTTTCAAACGCATCATTTTGCTCCATGCAGACACTTCCCGCAGGCAAGCACCGAGCTACTTCCGCTTCACTTGTTCATATATCTTTTTAGAAAAACTACTTATGAAATTGACCCGTTTGTATGGTTTTGACGTTATTATGAGCTTTCTGCCATACAAAATCATGAAAAAAATCGGTAATTGCAATGTCGCTTTATGCAATTACCGACGAACCCCTTTGGAACTTATTAAAACCCCTTAATGCCTGAAATGAACAATGTTGTTTGCATTTCGATATACTCGTCAAGTGAATGTTGACGATGAAGCGCCCATTTACGGAACGCCCAGCTTTGTCCTTGAACAACTAAATTATTCGCTGCCAAATGAATTTGCTTATCAGTCATTGTTAGTTCCCCTGACTGCACACAGCGTTGCAACAGCCTTTCAAAAGTGGCAACCATCTCAAACTCTTTACCGAAAACATAACGCTGTGCTTCTTTGGATAATGATTTCGTTTCCTGATACATAATTGTTAATTCATCAACCATGCTATCAATTTGTAAAAAATACTCACGAATCATTTCTTTTAACTCTTCTATCGTACCTGCTTTTATTTCATAGCTTGATAGTCGCTCCATCGCATGGTGGTAGATGCTATCACAGACGAGGTAAAGTACATCTTCTTTCGTACGAATATACTCATACAATGTACCAATACTAAAACCTGCTGCTTTTGCAATTTCTCTTGTTGTCGCACGATGGAAACCTTTTTCTTTAAATAATTTAATGGCACCTTGAATCATTTGTTCTCGGCGAATGGCAATGAGATTTTCGTCTTTCACGGTTGACTGGACTTGGGGCCTTTTGTTTTTTTCTGTCATAAATTATTTCGTCAACATACGTGAGATAACAAGACGTTGAATCTCTTGTGTACCTTCGTAAATCTGTGTAATTTTTGCATCGCGCATATAGCGTTCTACTGGATAATCTTTCGTATAACCATAACCACCAAAAACTTGAACCGCTTCAGTTGTGACGCTCATTGCTGTATCACCAGCCATTAACTTAGCCATTGCCGATGCCTTACCATATGGAAGACCATTCGTCTCTAACCAAGCAGCTTGGTATGTAAGAAGACGAGATGCTTCAATTTGTGTTGCCATATCAGCTAATTTAAAGGAAACACCTTGGTTTGCCGTAATTGGCTTACCGAATTGTACACGCTCTTTTGCATAGTCAACCGCAGCATCTAATGCACCTTGAGCAATCCCCACAGCCTGTGCAGCAATGCCGTTACGACCACCATCAAGTGTTGTCATAGCAATTTTAAAACCTTCTCCTTCAGCCCCAAGTAGGTTTTCTTTTGGCACACGGCAGTTATCGAAAATAATTTCTGTTGTTGGTGATGAACGAATCCCTAGCTTTTTCTCCTTTTTACCAACAGAAAAGCCTTCGTAGCCTGCTTCAACGATAAAAGCAGAAGTACCGTTTTTCGCTTCTGGATCTGTTACAGCAAATACGATATATGTATCTGCTACTCCACCATTTGTAATAAAAATCTTTGAACCATTTAAAATATAATCATCGCCATCACGTTTTGCATATGTTTTCATACCACCCGCATCGGATCCAGATCCTGGCTCTGTTAAGCCATAAGCACCGATATGTTTGCCCTCTGCCATTGGTCGAAGATATTTTTGTTTTTGTTCTTCATTGCCAAATTTATATAATGGCCAACCAGCAAGAGATGTATGCGCAGATAATGTTACGCCTGTAGAAGCACATACACGCGATAATTCCTCAACAGCAATTACATAAGCAAGATAATCAAAACCTGCACCGCCGTATTCTTCTGGCCACGGAATCCCTGTTAAGCCTAACTCAGCCATTTTGTCGAAAATTGCACGATCAAATTCCTCATTTTCATCGCGCTCCGCTGCTGATGGTGCTACCTCGTTTAAAGCAAAGTCGCGAATCATTTCACGTAATTGTTCATGTTCTTCTGTTAATTGAAAGTTCATTGTCCATTTCCCCTTTAATTTTAATGAATTTCATCTAAGACTTCATTGGATTCCTAATAAACACGCGTGCACTAACTCTTTTACAATGGTGCTCTCTATTAAATTAAATGTTTGCTAATAACGAGTTTTTGTATTTCACTTGTACCTTCGTAAATTTCAGTCACTTTGGCATCACGGAAATAACGTTCTACCGGATAATCCTCCGTATAACCGTAGCCTCCAAAAATTTGTACAGCTTCAATCGCTGTTTGTACGGCTGTACGTGAAGCGAAGAGCTTTGCCATCGAAGCTTCTGCTCCACATGGTAAACCTTTCGCACGTAAATCAGCTGCTCGATACACAAGCAGTTTTGACGCTTCCACGGCAGTCGCCATATCAGCAAGCTTAAAGCCAACTCCTTGTTGTGCTGAAATAGGTTTACCAAATTGCACACGCTCTTTGGCATAGCTAGTTGCTGCTTCAATTGCCGCTTCAGCGATTCCTAAAGCTTGTGCTGCAATTCCTATCCGTCCAACATCCAAATTAGCCATTGCTATTTTGAAGCCTTCCCCTTCCTCCCCAAGAAGGTTTCCAACTGGAATTCGACAGTTATCAAATGTTAATTGAACTGTACGTGAACCGTGTAGGCCCATTTTATGTTCATCCTTACCAATAATTAAGCCCGGTGTGCCCTTTTCAACAATAAATGCTGAGATGCCACGTGTTTTTTCAGCTTGATTGGTTGAGGCAAAAACGATATAAACATCCGCTTCGCCTCCGTTTGTAATAAATACTTTTGAGCCGTTAATAACATACTCATCACCATCGCGTATCGCTTTTGATTGTAGTGAGCCTGCATCTGAACCTGCGCTTGGCTCAGTTAAACAAAATGCGCCTAAATATTCACCCGCAGCTAACTTCGGAACATAACGCTTTTTCTGCTCATCATTCCCAAAATAAATAATAGGATTCGTACCTACTGAAGTATGTACTGATAATATAACTCCCATTACTGCACTAACTTTTGATAGTTCATTGATAGCGATGATGTATGATGTAAAATCCATCGCAGAGCCACCTAGTTCTTCTGGCGTTGTGATCCCCATTAAACCTAGCTCACCCATCTGTTGCAGGAGTTCACGTGGAAACTCTCCTGCCTCCATACGTTCTACCCACGGTGCAATCTTCTCTTGTGAGAAACTTCGCACCATATCACGCATCATTAACTGCTCATCTGTAAATTGTAAATGCATCTATAATGTCACCCCTCTATGCTGTCACGTAGCATTACATTTTAATTTGATTTAGCATTCATCTTCTAGCTGAATCAAGTTACAGTCCTCGGCGGTTGTCACAGATTTTAAAAAGCTTTTCGAATAACTCGAAAAATCTGGACAAAATTACGCCGAGACGTAAGTAATTAATCTGAATCTTCCCATCCCCATAGGACTATTCGTAAACGTAAAAGCCTCTTCCTGATTTTTTACCAAGCCAGCCTGCTGCTACATATTTCCGTAATAAAGGACAAGGTCTGTACTTACTATCACCTAAGCCCTCATGTAAAATTTCCATAATTGATAAACATGTATCTAAACCGATAAAGTCCGCTAATGTTAAAGGTCCCATTGGATGATTCATGCCAAGCTTCATCACATCATCGATTGCTTCCTTCGTTGCAACACCTTCATACAACGCATAAATTGCTTCATTTATCATTGGCAGTAAAATACGGTTTGCAATAAAGCCTGGGAAGTCATTTACTTCCACTGGTGTTTTGGATAGCTGTACAGTCATTCCTTCCACAGCTTTGTATACTTCGTCAGTTGTAGCTAAACCTCTAATAATTTCGACAAGCTTCATGACAGGTACTGGATTCATAAAGTGCATGCCAATCACTTGCTCTGGTCTATTTGTGACAGCTGCAATTTCTGTAATTGGAAGTGATGATGTATTTGTCGCAAGAATGGCGTGTGCAGGTGCAATTGCATCTAATTGCTTGAATATGGATTGCTTTACTTCCATGTTTTCAACAGCTGCTTCGATAATAATATCTACATCACTAGCATCCTCTAAATCTAGTGACATCTTGATACGACCTAAAATAGCCGTTTTTTCATCTTCGGTTTTACGGCCTTTTTCGACATCACGTGTTAAGTTTTTCGTAATAACGCCTATGCCACGTTCAAAAAACGGCTGTTTTATATCATTTAATAAAACATCATAGCCTGCCTGCGCACAAACTTGTGCAATTCCTGAGCCCATTTGCCCAGCACCAATCACCATTACCTTTTGGATTCCCATCATTCATGTCCCCTTTGTTTTGGTACTTCAATCATGATTGCATCGCCTTGCCCTCCACCAGAGCAGATTGCAGCAATACCGATTCCTCCACCACGACGCTTTAACTCATGTGCTAATGTTAATATAATGCGAGCACCAGAAGCGCCTATAGGATGACCAAGTGCCACTGCACCACCATTAACATTCACTTTTTCTGCATCTAGGTCAGCAAGCTGGTTACTAATAAGAGCCACTGCTGCAAAGGCTTCATTGATTTCAATGACATCGATGTCTGCTAATGTTTTACCCGTCTTTTTTAGCAAGTTATTAATAACGAGACCTGGTGTTTGCGGGAAATTTTCCGGATCAATTGCAATCTCTGCATGCCCGATAATTACGGCAAGTGGTTCTCTTCCTTCACGCATTGCACGTTCTTCACTCATTACAACGAGTGCACATGCTCCATCATTGACGCCAGGAGCATTGCCAGCTGTAATTGAACCATCCTTTTCAAAAGCTGGTTTAAGTTTAGCAAGCACATCCTGTGTAGTACCTGGTCTTGGCGCTTCATCAGTATCTACTATGAGCGGCTCACCTTTACGTTGTGCAATTTGTACAGGTACAATTTCCTCTGCAAAATAGCCTTGTTCGATTGCGGCAAGAGCACGTTCATGACTGCGAACAGCCCATGCATCTTGTTCTTGACGACTTAATGAAAATTCGATTGCAGCCTTATTGCCATAGCTCCCCATTGGTGGTCTTGCTTCATTAAAGGCACAAGTTAACCCATCATAAAGCATTCCATCTACCATTGTAGAATCGCCCATTCGTAGGCCAGTTCGACCATTTAGAAGATAGTAAGGCGCGTTTGACATAGACTCCATACCACCAGCAATAATCACTTCTTCGTCCCCTAAACGAATTAACTGATCGGCTAAAGTTACAGCGCGCATCCCCGACGCACAAACTTTATTAATCGTTTCTGTTTTGACTGCTACAGGTAAATCTGCTTTTAGTGCAGCCTGTCTTGACGGTATTTGTCCTTGCCCACCTTGTAAAACGGTACCTAAAATTACTTCATCCACTGCATCTGGTGCTATATTTGCTCTTTCAAGTGCCCCTTTAATGGCAATCGCACCTAAATCACTTGCGTTAAGTGCGGAAAGTGATCCAGCAAATTTACCAAATGCCGTTCTTGCTCCTGCTAAAATTACAGCTCTATTCAAGTAAAACACCCCTTTTGTTTTACGTTTATCGATGAAGCATCAAAGCAATCTCCATTGACTGAACGCTCGCTCGACTCTTCCCGATAAAAAAATGGGAGTTATTAAGCAACTCCCATTTCTAATTAATCTTATTCTACAAAACAATTAATTATTGTGCAATTTATATTTTTCAGATAAAGAAAATATTTCTACAATAATTATTATTTTTCTGCGTTTAACTCTTCATTCTTGTTTTGCTCCAGGGACTCCACTGAAGCTACTACCTCTTCTAGCATCTCTTCTGTTACTTCTTCATCACTCTCTGTCACTGCTTTAACTTTTTCACCAAACACAGAGCGCTCTAATAATTCTGCTACATCGAACGTACTAATCGTATCTTCAACCTCTTTTGCCTTCGTACCATCCTCTAACATCGTTAAACAGTATGGGCATCCAGAAGAAATTACGGAAGCGTTTGTTGCTAAAGCTTGCTCTGTTCGCGCAACATTGATGCGATTACCTACATGCTCTTCCATCCACATTAAGCCACCACCTGCGCCACAGCACATTGCCGTTTCGCGATTACGTTCCATTTCCACAAGCTTGACGCCTGGAATGCCTCGTAAAATTTCACGTGGTGCATCATACACATCATTGTAACGACCTAAATAACAAGAGTCGTGGAATACAATTGTTTCATCCACTTCATGATTCAGTACTAAACGATTTTCCTCTATCAATTCATTTAGTAGTTCAGTATGATGATAAACCTCGCCTTTCCACCCAAAATCTTGATATTCATTTTTAAAGATATTGTATGCATGCGGATCAATCGTTACAATTTTCTTCACATCATTTTTCTCAAATTCATCGATATTTGCTGTCGCTAGCTCTTGGAATAAAAACTCATTTCCTAAACGACGTGGTGTATCACCAGAGTTTTTCTCTTTATTTCCTAAAATAGCAAACTTCACGCCCGCCTCGTTTAATAGACGACAGAACGCTAGTGCAATTTTTTGTGATCGATTATCAAATGCACCCATAGAGCCTACCCAGAATAAGTACTCCATTTCTTCGCCTGATTTTTTCAATTCTTTCACTGTCGGAATATTGATCGTTGGATCTAAGTCACGCCAGTTTTCTTTTTCTTTTCGATTTAGACCCCAAGGATTTCCTTGACGTTCTATATTTGTCATTGCGCGTTGAGCATCCGAGTTTACTTTTCCTTCTGTCATCGTTAAGTAACGACGTAGGTCAATGATTTTATCGACATGCTCATTCATAACTGGACATTGATCCTCACAGTTACGGCAAGTTGTACATGCCCAAATCTCTTCCTCTGTAATAACGTCACCGATTAATGAAGGACTATAAATATCCTCAATAACTGCACCTTCAGCACCAGCTGCCATCGCAAGTTGATTACCCTTTGTATTTGCAAAAAATTGATATGGCACCCATGGTTTTTGCTTTGTTACAACCGCACCTGTGAACGTTAAATGATCTCGAAGCTTAACGATTAAATCCATTGGTGATAGCATTTTCCCTGTTCCTGTTGCAGGACACATATTTGTACAACGCCCACATTCTACACAAGAATATAAATCAAGCATTTGCTTTTGTGTAAAATCTTGAATACGTCCTACACCAATAGATGGGATATCTTCTTCATTTTCAGCATTTTCACCTGCTTCTTCAAGTGCCTCGAAGTCAATCGGTGTCAATGTACCTGTGCGATCTAAACGATTCATGTACACATTAAGTGGGCTGACAATCAAGTGGAAATGCTTCGATTGCGGCACATAAATTAAGAACGTTAGTAAAATTAATAAATGAGCCCACCATGAAATATAGAAAATAGCTGCTGCTGCCGTTGCTGGTAAAAAGCCAAAAATAGCTGCAATGCTTGAAGCAATAGGCTCAGTATACGTTAAACCTTCTCCGTGCCAGATAAGGCCCATACCGTTTGCTAATAATGTTGAAAGCATTAAGCCTCCAATAAAAATTAAGACAAGACCATTTTTCCAGCCTCGTTTTAGACGTACTAGTTTTTCTACATAGCGGCGATAAAATGCCCATACTACCGCTACTAAAATCATTAATACTACTAGCTCTTGGAAGAAAGTGAATACACTATAGAACATGCCAAGTGGTAAATGCGACCCAGGAGCTAACCCCTTCCAAATTAAATCGATGGCTCCTAACTGAACCATTAAGAAGCCGTAAAAGAACATAACGTGAATTAAACCACTTTTAGGATCCTTTAATAGCTTATTTTGACCAAACACATTCACCATTAAATAACGAATACGTTCTTGGACACTTTCATCAAACTCAACCTTTTTCCCCAGTTGTACGAATTTATAGCGTGTTTTTAACAGATAGATAAATAACCCTACTGCATAAAGCACAACCACGATTGTTAGAACAATGTTTGCAATAACTAATGGACTCATGGTTGGTCCCCCCTTTTAGTTTGTCGTGAATTTTCTCTCTTTGTGTTAAATTTTCTAGCTCATACGTAAATGTATGATATTCCACCACTATATTCACATTTTAATAAATG
The genomic region above belongs to Lysinibacillus sp. FSL W8-0992 and contains:
- a CDS encoding TetR/AcrR family transcriptional regulator, with product MTEKNKRPQVQSTVKDENLIAIRREQMIQGAIKLFKEKGFHRATTREIAKAAGFSIGTLYEYIRTKEDVLYLVCDSIYHHAMERLSSYEIKAGTIEELKEMIREYFLQIDSMVDELTIMYQETKSLSKEAQRYVFGKEFEMVATFERLLQRCVQSGELTMTDKQIHLAANNLVVQGQSWAFRKWALHRQHSLDEYIEMQTTLFISGIKGF
- a CDS encoding 3-hydroxybutyryl-CoA dehydrogenase, producing MGIQKVMVIGAGQMGSGIAQVCAQAGYDVLLNDIKQPFFERGIGVITKNLTRDVEKGRKTEDEKTAILGRIKMSLDLEDASDVDIIIEAAVENMEVKQSIFKQLDAIAPAHAILATNTSSLPITEIAAVTNRPEQVIGMHFMNPVPVMKLVEIIRGLATTDEVYKAVEGMTVQLSKTPVEVNDFPGFIANRILLPMINEAIYALYEGVATKEAIDDVMKLGMNHPMGPLTLADFIGLDTCLSIMEILHEGLGDSKYRPCPLLRKYVAAGWLGKKSGRGFYVYE
- a CDS encoding acetyl-CoA C-acetyltransferase, with protein sequence MNRAVILAGARTAFGKFAGSLSALNASDLGAIAIKGALERANIAPDAVDEVILGTVLQGGQGQIPSRQAALKADLPVAVKTETINKVCASGMRAVTLADQLIRLGDEEVIIAGGMESMSNAPYYLLNGRTGLRMGDSTMVDGMLYDGLTCAFNEARPPMGSYGNKAAIEFSLSRQEQDAWAVRSHERALAAIEQGYFAEEIVPVQIAQRKGEPLIVDTDEAPRPGTTQDVLAKLKPAFEKDGSITAGNAPGVNDGACALVVMSEERAMREGREPLAVIIGHAEIAIDPENFPQTPGLVINNLLKKTGKTLADIDVIEINEAFAAVALISNQLADLDAEKVNVNGGAVALGHPIGASGARIILTLAHELKRRGGGIGIAAICSGGGQGDAIMIEVPKQRGHE
- a CDS encoding (Fe-S)-binding protein; amino-acid sequence: MSPLVIANIVLTIVVVLYAVGLFIYLLKTRYKFVQLGKKVEFDESVQERIRYLMVNVFGQNKLLKDPKSGLIHVMFFYGFLMVQLGAIDLIWKGLAPGSHLPLGMFYSVFTFFQELVVLMILVAVVWAFYRRYVEKLVRLKRGWKNGLVLIFIGGLMLSTLLANGMGLIWHGEGLTYTEPIASSIAAIFGFLPATAAAAIFYISWWAHLLILLTFLIYVPQSKHFHLIVSPLNVYMNRLDRTGTLTPIDFEALEEAGENAENEEDIPSIGVGRIQDFTQKQMLDLYSCVECGRCTNMCPATGTGKMLSPMDLIVKLRDHLTFTGAVVTKQKPWVPYQFFANTKGNQLAMAAGAEGAVIEDIYSPSLIGDVITEEEIWACTTCRNCEDQCPVMNEHVDKIIDLRRYLTMTEGKVNSDAQRAMTNIERQGNPWGLNRKEKENWRDLDPTINIPTVKELKKSGEEMEYLFWVGSMGAFDNRSQKIALAFCRLLNEAGVKFAILGNKEKNSGDTPRRLGNEFLFQELATANIDEFEKNDVKKIVTIDPHAYNIFKNEYQDFGWKGEVYHHTELLNELIEENRLVLNHEVDETIVFHDSCYLGRYNDVYDAPREILRGIPGVKLVEMERNRETAMCCGAGGGLMWMEEHVGNRINVARTEQALATNASVISSGCPYCLTMLEDGTKAKEVEDTISTFDVAELLERSVFGEKVKAVTESDEEVTEEMLEEVVASVESLEQNKNEELNAEK
- a CDS encoding acyl-CoA dehydrogenase, whose product is MNFQLTEEHEQLREMIRDFALNEVAPSAAERDENEEFDRAIFDKMAELGLTGIPWPEEYGGAGFDYLAYVIAVEELSRVCASTGVTLSAHTSLAGWPLYKFGNEEQKQKYLRPMAEGKHIGAYGLTEPGSGSDAGGMKTYAKRDGDDYILNGSKIFITNGGVADTYIVFAVTDPEAKNGTSAFIVEAGYEGFSVGKKEKKLGIRSSPTTEIIFDNCRVPKENLLGAEGEGFKIAMTTLDGGRNGIAAQAVGIAQGALDAAVDYAKERVQFGKPITANQGVSFKLADMATQIEASRLLTYQAAWLETNGLPYGKASAMAKLMAGDTAMSVTTEAVQVFGGYGYTKDYPVERYMRDAKITQIYEGTQEIQRLVISRMLTK
- a CDS encoding acyl-CoA dehydrogenase, translated to MHLQFTDEQLMMRDMVRSFSQEKIAPWVERMEAGEFPRELLQQMGELGLMGITTPEELGGSAMDFTSYIIAINELSKVSAVMGVILSVHTSVGTNPIIYFGNDEQKKRYVPKLAAGEYLGAFCLTEPSAGSDAGSLQSKAIRDGDEYVINGSKVFITNGGEADVYIVFASTNQAEKTRGISAFIVEKGTPGLIIGKDEHKMGLHGSRTVQLTFDNCRIPVGNLLGEEGEGFKIAMANLDVGRIGIAAQALGIAEAAIEAATSYAKERVQFGKPISAQQGVGFKLADMATAVEASKLLVYRAADLRAKGLPCGAEASMAKLFASRTAVQTAIEAVQIFGGYGYTEDYPVERYFRDAKVTEIYEGTSEIQKLVISKHLI
- the icmF gene encoding fused isobutyryl-CoA mutase/GTPase IcmF encodes the protein MTKVEVYRPKNHVRFVTASSLFDGHDASVNIMRRILQSSGVEVIHLGHNRSVEEVVNAAIQEDAQGIALSSYQGGHMEYFKYMFDLLREKGAPHIKIYGGGGGVILPREIKELHAYGIAGIFSPEDGRVLGLQGMINEQIKGTDFPTATGDYLAKLDTLTTETPELLANLITAAESNDDEETKKMLVEARKRSKGTPILGITGTGGAGKSSLTDELIRRFLKEFPDKRVAILSVDPTKQKTGGALLGDRIRMNAIFNNRVYMRSLATRGSRTELSASIGDVLDVVRVAGYDLIIVETSGIGQGDAEITNYTDLSMYVMTSEFGAPTQLEKIDMIDFADVIAINKFERKGSEDALRQVQKQYQRSRELWDEPIDKMPVYGTIASQFNDKGTNALFAALVHIINEKTGSDWETGYEQFAKTQKQDVIIPNDRRYYLREITDTVRGYHKKTEQQVAFARRLFQLEGAIVAVKEKAPDDALVASLTSLAEGVRDELTAESKRILDNWQALKEAYAGDEFVTKVRDKEIRTILKTTSLSGTKIPKVVLPKFVDYGEILRWVYRENVPGEFPYTAGVFQFKREGEDPKRQFAGEGTPERTNKRFHYLSKDDDAKRLSTAFDSVTLYGEDPDYRPDIYGKVGESGVSICTLEDMKKLYAGFDLCAPSTSVSMTINGPAPIILAMFMNTAIDQQVKLREAELGRPLTVEEFTETRAKTLQVVRGTVQADILKEDQGQNTCIFSTEFALRMMGDIQQYFIDKKVRNYYSVSISGYHIAEAGANPISQLAFTLANGFTYVEYYLSRGMNIDDFAPNLSFFFSNGLDPEYTVIGRVARRIWAVVMRNKYGANERAQKLKYHVQTSGRSLHAQEIDFNDIRTTLQALMALQDNCNSLHTNAYDEAITTPTEESVRRAMAIQMIITKEHGLAKNENPLQGAFIVEELTDLVEEAVLEEFDRINDRGGVLGAMETQYQRGKIQEESMHYEMLKHSGELPIIGVNTYLNPNPPTDDAIDNMEIARASSEEKETQIRNLQLFWQQHEGQTEAAIARLQEVAVNNGNIFEELMETVKVASLGQITKALYEVGGQFRRNM